CCTGGATAACACCATTGACAATACGATCATTACTCCGGAAGAGCGAGCCGAAAATCATAAAAAACTATACGCACAAACGCCATTATTAGAAGTGCAAAACGTTGAAAAAGAGTACTTTTCAACGGCCGGTTTATTTGGCAAAAAAACCGCGTTTAAAGCGGTCAACAATGTCAGTTTTGCCATATATGAAGGCGAAACGCTCGGACTGGTAGGAGAAAGCGGCTGTGGAAAATCGACTTTGGGAAATACGATATTACAGCTGGACAAAGCAACAGCCGGACGTATTCTATACAAAGGAAAAGATATTACCAACCTGACCACTTCCGAAATCCGCTCCCTTCGAAAAGAGATACAGATTATTTTTCAGGATCCGTATTCTTCCCTGAATCCGAGAATTCCGGTTGGAAAAGCCATCATGGAACCGATGCAGGTACACGGTTTGTATGAAAATGATACCGAACGCAAACAAAAAACAATCGAAATACTGGAACGGGTTGGCCTGGGAGAAGAATATTTTAACCGCTACCCGCATGAATTTTCCGGCGGACAACGGCAGCGTATCGGAATCGCGCGTACCATTGCACTGCAACCCAAAATAATCGTTTGTGACGAATCGGTTTCGGCACTTGATATTTCGGTACAGGCACAGGTATTGAATTTACTGAACGAGTTAAAAGAGAATTTTGGCTTTACCTATATTTTTATTTCCCACGATCTGGCAGTTGTTAAATATATGTCCGACCAGGTTTTGGTGATGAACAAAGGAAAAATCGAAGAAATGGCTGATGCCGATATTTTATATGCAGATCCGCAAAAAGACTATACCAAAAAGCTTATTACAGCAATCCCGAAAGGGAGTTAAATAAAAAAAGCAGCTCGAGGGAGCTGCTTTTTTTATTTATCATCTGTTTAGTCAATCTTCATTTCCGGAATGTCTCCTTCAATAATCAGATTGGCTTCCGTTGCTTTTACAATTTCTTCAACAGTAACACCCGGCGCTCTTTCCAGAAGTTTAAATCCGTTTGGCGTAATTTCCATAACCGCCAGTTCCGTTACTACTTTTTTAACGCAGCCCACACCGGTTAACGGCAGCGTGCATTGTTTTAATATTTTCGATTCGCCCGCTTTGTTTACGTGCATCATCGCAACAATGATATTTTCTGCAGAAGCCACCAAATCCATAGCGCCTCCCATTCCTTTTACCATTTTCCCGGGAATTTTCCAGTTGGCAATATCGCCGTTTTCAGAAACTTCCATAGCGCCTAAAATCGTCAGATCAACATGCTGTCCTCTGATCATTCCAAAACTGGTAGCCGAATCAAAAAAGGAAGCACCCGGCAAAGTAGTGATTGTTTGTTTTCCGGCATTGATAATATCCGCATCCTCTTCTCCTTCAAAAGGGAACGGTCCCATTCCCAATACACCGTTCTCACTCTGGAATTCCACGCTGATTCCCTGCGGAATATAGTTGGCTACCAATGTGGGTATTCCAATTCCCAAATTCACAAAATATCTGTCTCTTAGTTCCTGCGCAATTCTTTTTGCAATTCCTATTTTATCTAATGCCATGATTAATTTCTTTGTCTTACCGTACGTTGTTCAATTCTCTTTTCATAGTGTTCACCCTGGAAAATTCTTTTTACGAATATTCCGGGAATATGAATCTGATTCGGATCTAAAGTACCTGCCGGAACCAGTTCTTCCACCTCAGCAATAGTAATTTTTGCTGCTCCGGCCATACAAGAATTAAAATTTCTTGCTGTTCCTTTGAAAATCAAATTTCCGGCTTCGTCACCTTTCCAGGCTTTTACAATCGCGAAATCTGCTTTGTAGGCTTCTTCCATGATGTGCATTTTTCCGTTAAATTCACGCACTTCTTTTCCTTCTGCCACTTCTGTACCATAACCTGCCGGAGTAAAGAAAGCCGGTATTCCAGCCTGTGCTGCACGGCATTTTTCGGCTAATGTTCCCTGTGGTGTTAATTCTACTTCCAATTCTCCGCTCAGCATCTGGCGTTCGAATTCTGCATTTTCACCTACATAAGAAGAGATCATTTTTTTAATCTGGCGCTTTTGCAATAATAATCCCAGACCAAAATCGTCTACTCCTGCATTGTTGGAAATACAGGTAAGTTCTTTCACATCCATTTTTACAAGCGCTGCGATACTGTTTTCAGGAATACCGCAAAGTCCGAAACCGCCCAGCATAATAGTCTGTCCGTCTTTTATATCGTGTAATGCTTCCTTCACATTACTTACTCTTTTATTAATCATATTATGGTTGTTTATTTTTGTAAAAATATAAAAAAAACGCCTTTATAAAAAGGCGTTTTGTATTTAGAAATCAAATTCTTCGGTTGTTGGTTCTTCCACAGCGGTGCTGTCTACTACTTTTTTCGGTGTCCAGCAATCTACTTTAATAGAGAGATTTGCCGGTCGTTCAAAAGGTTTCTGGGAAACGTTAAGCTTATCATCTGCATAACATTTTTTCATGAATAATCCCCAGATCGGTAAGGCCATTGTTGCCCCCTGTCCCATCTGTGTACTTTTAAAATGTGCCGAACGGTCTTCGTTTCCTACCCAGACACCCATCGCTAAATTGGGTACCATACCAATAAACCATCCGTCACTATTGTTCTGACTGGTTCCGGTTTTACCGGCTATAGGGTTATTAAAGGCATACGGAAGTCCTGTAACACGCTTGTAAGTAGGTCCGCCGGAACCATAACGCAAACGCGCTCCCGATCCGGATTCTGTAACCCCTTCCAGTAATTTTATAATGGTATAGGCAACGTCTTTACTCAATACATCTTTCGATTCCGGGATGGATTCGTAAAGCACCACACCGTTTTTATCTTCAATTTTGGTAATTACCTGCGGTTTCATATACACTCCCTGGTTGGCAAACGTACTGTAGGCTGCCACCATATCACTAACCGTGATTTCAACAGCTCCTAATGCGATGGCCGGTCTTTCCGGAATATTAGAGCTTACCCCCAGTTTCTTGGTCAGATCCACCACGGCATGCGGTCCTACTTTATCCATCAGTTTCGCCGAAACCGTATTGATGGAATTCGCTAAAGCCGACTTTAAAGTTACCAGACCTCTGTAGTTACCACTGGAGTTTTTTGGTGTCCAGTCGGCATCAATACCATATCTTCCTTTTGGCATTGTAAACGGTGAATCGTAAATAGAATCACAAGGCGACATTTTTAACTGTTCGATTGCCGTGGCATAAACAAACGGTTTGAATGTCGAACCTACCTGTCTTGCACCCTGAGCTACGTGATCGTACTGGAAATGTTTGTAGTTGATTCCGCCAACCCAGGCTTTAACATAACCTGTTTGCGGTTCCATAGCCATAACACCTGTTTGTAAAAAGTGTTTGTAATAGATAATGGAATCTCTTGGCGTCATGATCGTATCTTTTTCTCCTTTCCAGGTAAAAACAGACATTTTCGTTTTGATATCGAAGGATTTCTTAATCTGATTTTCGGCTATCCCTTTATCGGTCATTATTCTCCAGCGTTCCGAGTTTTTCATTGAACGTTCAATGATTTTTTCTGTTTCTACCGGTGTAATATTGACAAAAGGAGCATTTTCATTTTTCTTTTGCTGAATAAAGAATTCCTCCTGTAAGTTTGCCAAGTGCTCGTCTACCGCTTCTTCTGCATATACCTGCATACGGGAATCGATAGTTGTATATATTTTTAATCCGTCACGGTAAATATCATATTCTCCGCCACCGTCTTTTTTAGGATTTTCTTTTACCCATTTTTTCATGAAATCACGAAGGTACTCTCTAAAATAAGTTGCCGTTCCTTCCACATGGCTTTCCGGTGTAAATTTCAACACGATTGGTTGTTTTTGGTAGAATTC
This region of Flavobacterium inviolabile genomic DNA includes:
- a CDS encoding ABC transporter ATP-binding protein, which gives rise to MKTPLLQIDHVTVAFKKEGNWTPIVKNSSFQLHENEILGIVGESGSGKSVTSLAIMGLLPKAISKISEGAILFEGKNIADLTPKELQKFRGNDVAMIFQEPMSSLNPSLKCGYQVAEILQQHTSLSKKEIKQEVIALFEKVKLPDPEVIFDKYPHQISGGQKQRVMIAMAIACKPKILIADEPTTALDVTVQKEIILLLKELQQQTKMSILFISHDLSLVSEIANRVLVMYKGEIVEQGAAHQIFKNPQHNYTGALIASRPSLEVRVKRLPTIQNFLDNTIDNTIITPEERAENHKKLYAQTPLLEVQNVEKEYFSTAGLFGKKTAFKAVNNVSFAIYEGETLGLVGESGCGKSTLGNTILQLDKATAGRILYKGKDITNLTTSEIRSLRKEIQIIFQDPYSSLNPRIPVGKAIMEPMQVHGLYENDTERKQKTIEILERVGLGEEYFNRYPHEFSGGQRQRIGIARTIALQPKIIVCDESVSALDISVQAQVLNLLNELKENFGFTYIFISHDLAVVKYMSDQVLVMNKGKIEEMADADILYADPQKDYTKKLITAIPKGS
- a CDS encoding CoA transferase subunit B; translation: MALDKIGIAKRIAQELRDRYFVNLGIGIPTLVANYIPQGISVEFQSENGVLGMGPFPFEGEEDADIINAGKQTITTLPGASFFDSATSFGMIRGQHVDLTILGAMEVSENGDIANWKIPGKMVKGMGGAMDLVASAENIIVAMMHVNKAGESKILKQCTLPLTGVGCVKKVVTELAVMEITPNGFKLLERAPGVTVEEIVKATEANLIIEGDIPEMKID
- a CDS encoding CoA transferase subunit A, producing the protein MINKRVSNVKEALHDIKDGQTIMLGGFGLCGIPENSIAALVKMDVKELTCISNNAGVDDFGLGLLLQKRQIKKMISSYVGENAEFERQMLSGELEVELTPQGTLAEKCRAAQAGIPAFFTPAGYGTEVAEGKEVREFNGKMHIMEEAYKADFAIVKAWKGDEAGNLIFKGTARNFNSCMAGAAKITIAEVEELVPAGTLDPNQIHIPGIFVKRIFQGEHYEKRIEQRTVRQRN
- a CDS encoding penicillin-binding protein 1A — its product is MAQNNKNQKEDFSPYVKKFWKFFLYAFGGIILFFLFASWGLFGAMPSFDELENPNSNVATEIISSDGETIGKFYLENRTPIKYADLPDHLVKALIATEDERFYEHSGIDSRGTLRAVLSLGSNGGASTLTQQLAKLLFHGEGSKFLPFRIVQKAKEWIIATKLERQYTKQEIIAMYLNKADFVNTAVGIRSAAKVYFGKEPKDLTVDEAAMFVGMLKNPSLFNPIKRLEKVTNRRNVVLSQMEKNDFLTKEKKEFYQKQPIVLKFTPESHVEGTATYFREYLRDFMKKWVKENPKKDGGGEYDIYRDGLKIYTTIDSRMQVYAEEAVDEHLANLQEEFFIQQKKNENAPFVNITPVETEKIIERSMKNSERWRIMTDKGIAENQIKKSFDIKTKMSVFTWKGEKDTIMTPRDSIIYYKHFLQTGVMAMEPQTGYVKAWVGGINYKHFQYDHVAQGARQVGSTFKPFVYATAIEQLKMSPCDSIYDSPFTMPKGRYGIDADWTPKNSSGNYRGLVTLKSALANSINTVSAKLMDKVGPHAVVDLTKKLGVSSNIPERPAIALGAVEITVSDMVAAYSTFANQGVYMKPQVITKIEDKNGVVLYESIPESKDVLSKDVAYTIIKLLEGVTESGSGARLRYGSGGPTYKRVTGLPYAFNNPIAGKTGTSQNNSDGWFIGMVPNLAMGVWVGNEDRSAHFKSTQMGQGATMALPIWGLFMKKCYADDKLNVSQKPFERPANLSIKVDCWTPKKVVDSTAVEEPTTEEFDF